The Salvia splendens isolate huo1 chromosome 21, SspV2, whole genome shotgun sequence genome includes a window with the following:
- the LOC121784366 gene encoding geranylgeranyl pyrophosphate synthase 7, chloroplastic-like — MALVAAIPIYEPFFPKAHPYLHHSNTRIISCKKITPTNATKTTSSSPSPQQTLASPNFKFEEYMKTKAKKVNKALDDAVPLQNPVKIHEAMRYSLLAGGKRVRPVLCLASCELVGGDEAAAVPMACALEMIHTMSLIHDDLPCMDDDDLRRGRPTSHKAFGEETAVLAGDALLSLAFEHVAAKTTNVGHERVLRAIAELGSAVGSEGLVAGQIVDLTSEGKEVSLDVLEYIHVHKTSKLLEAAVVCGAIVGGGDGEEVEALRRYARCVGLLFQVVDDILDVTKSSAELGKTAGKDLATDKATYPRLMGLGEAKEFAGELAEKAVQELAFFDTLRAAPLHHLAQYIASRQN, encoded by the coding sequence ATGGCATTGGTAGCAGCCATCCCCATCTATGAACCCTTCTTCCCCAAAGCCCACCCTTACCTCCACCACTCCAACACCAGAATCATTTCTTGCAAGAAAATCACTCCCACAAATGCTACTAAAACAACATCCTCATCACCGTCACCACAACAAACCCTAGCCTccccaaatttcaaattcgaagaATACATGAAAACCAAGGCAAAAAAGGTGAACAAGGCCTTAGACGACGCCGTTCCACTCCAAAACCCGGTAAAGATCCACGAGGCGATGCGTTACTCCCTCCTAGCCGGGGGAAAGCGCGTCCGCCCCGTCCTCTGCCTGGCCTCGTGCGAGCTCGTGGGGGGCGACGAGGCCGCAGCCGTCCCCATGGCCTGCGCCTTAGAAATGATCCACACGATGTCCCTCATCCACGACGACCTCCCCTGCATGGACGACGACGACCTCCGCCGCGGCCGCCCCACCAGCCACAAGGCCTTCGGGGAGGAGACCGCCGTCCTGGCCGGGGACGCCCTCCTCTCCCTGGCCTTCGAGCACGTGGCCGCCAAGACAACAAATGTGGGCCACGAGAGGGTGCTCCGGGCCATCGCGGAGCTCGGGTCCGCGGTGGGGTCGGAGGGGCTCGTGGCGGGGCAGATCGTGGATTTGACGAGCGAAGGGAAGGAGGTGAGTTTGGATGTGCTGGAGTATATCCACGTGCATAAGACGTCGAAGCTGCTGGAGGCGGCGGTGGTGTGCGGGGCGATTGTGGGGGGAGGAGATGGGGAGGAGGTGGAGGCGCTGAGGAGGTATGCGAGGTGTGTGGGGCTGCTGTTTCAGGTGGTGGATGATATATTGGATGTGACCAAGTCGTCGGCGGAGCTGGGGAAGACGGCGGGGAAGGATTTGGCGACGGATAAGGCCACCTATCCGAGGCTCATGGGGCTCGGTGAGGCGAAGGAATTCGCCGGGGAGCTGGCGGAGAAGGCCGTGCAAGAGCTCGCCTTTTTTGATACTTTGAGGGCGGCGCCGCTTCATCATTTGGCTCAATATATTGCTTCCCGACAGAATTAA